Proteins from a single region of Primulina tabacum isolate GXHZ01 chromosome 5, ASM2559414v2, whole genome shotgun sequence:
- the LOC142544767 gene encoding cyclin-D4-1-like isoform X2: MADCNSFDCSEPDLLCDEENSGFCSNGGDEYDDLFNPFNEQNHRNSEKIGPDGGSESRPFIPFPCLSAEHIGWMVEREREFLLGDAYLERLRSGELVLGLRKEALDWMSKACAYHKFGESCLYLAVNYLDRFLSVYNVPVCSSENGGKHKWTTQLVAVACLLLAAKVEEVNAPSTLGIQAGETEVVFQGKTVQRMEIVVLEYLKWRMKPYTPCDYIDYYLRKINDTEFPPEPLISRSVEIILSTIKGIDFLGYRPSEIAAAVAVNVSGGIHGIDIDKALPRFIGIEKVVLDTA, translated from the exons ATGGCCGATTGCAACAGCTTTGACTGTTCAGAGCCAGACTTGCTGTGTGACGAAGAAAATAGTGGCTTTTGCTCTAATGGTGGCGATGAATATGATGATCTTTTTAATCCTTTCAATGAACAAAACCATCGAAACAGTGAAAAAATTGGGCCAGATGGTGGATCAGAATCAAGGCCGTTTATTCCTTTCCCATGCCTGAGTGCAGAACACATTGGCTGGATGGTTGAAAGAGAAAGGGAGTTCTTGCTCGGAGATGCGTATCTCGAAAGATTGAGGAGTGGGGAGCTTGTTTTGGGTTTGAGAAAAGAAGCTTTGGATTGGATGTCTAAG GCTTGTGCTTACCATAAGTTTGGAGAATCGTGTCTGTATTTGGCTGTGAACTACTTGGATAGGTTTCTATCTGTATACAACGTGCCCGTGTGTTCATCAGAAAAC GGAGGTAAACATAAATGGACAACTCAGTTGGTAGCTGTAGCGTGTTTATTACTCGCAGCCAAGGTGGAGGAGGTGAATGCCCCATCTACTCTTGGCATACAG GCCGGGGAGACAGAAGTTGTGTTTCAAGGCAAAACCGTGCAAAGAATGGAGATTGTGGTGCTGGAATACTTGAAGTGGAGGATGAAACCTTATACACCATGCGACTACATAGACTATTACCTTAGAAAGATTAATGATACTGAATTTCCACCAGAGCCATTGATCTCCAGATCAGTTGAAATCATTTTAAGCACAATAAAAG GTATCGATTTCTTGGGATACAGGCCTTCTGAGATAGCTGCAGCAGTGGCAGTGAATGTTTCAGGAGGAATTCATGGAAT